From the genome of Flavobacteriales bacterium:
GAAATACCACATTTCAAGTGGAGCCCTTCACAATACTTATACAAACAATGGGCAGGATTGTACAACACCAACAACCAATACCTTTATGTAAACCGTGGCTTAGGCTTTTTAGGTTACCCTGGCAGGGTGGGTATTTTACCAGAGATTACTGTTTTTGAATTGGGTTAAAAAAATCTTTAATTTTATTTTTCTTGTAAAACCATTTTAAGATGTTCAAAAAAATAGAAGTTAAAACCCTTGTTTACAAAAATGAACAACGATTAGCACTTTATTTTCCTTACAACGAAGAGTTAGTTAAATTAATAAAGTCTTTTCCTGATGCTGCTTGGAGTAACTCTAATAAATGTTGGCATATAGCAAATGGCAGAAACAATATGAAAGAATTGTTTCAGGTATTTAATGGAAAAGCCTATATTGATACAACAGCTATATTCTCAAATAAAGAAAAAACAAAAAATAGGGTGGAGAAACTTTCTGAAAAAGTTAAACTTAATACAACACTTACAAACCAACAGATAGAAAAAATAACACAATTTAAAGATTGGTTAAGCAGCAGAAGATACTCGCCAAACACAATAAAAACATATATAGAAGCACTTCGAACTTTTTTAAGATTTTATTACAATAAACCGTTAAACGAAATCAATAATCAAGATTTGATAAAGTTTAACAATGAATATATTCTAAAAAATGGCTACTCGTCTTCATTTCAAAATCAAGTGGTAAATGCTATAAAATTGTTTTTCAAAAAAATTGAAAATACTCAACTTGAATTTGATTTAATTTATCGCCCTAAGCAAGAGAAAAAGTTGCCGAATGTTTTGAGTAAAGAAGAAATAAAACAAATATTGGAAGCTCCTTCAAACCTAAAACACAAATCCATGCTGAGTTTAATTTATGCTTGTGGATTAAGAAGAAGTGAATTGTTAAATTTAAAACCTGCCGATGTTGACTCAAAAAGAAAACTCTTAATAATTAGACAGAGTAAAGGTAAAAAAGATAGAATTACACCTATTTCAGAAAAAATTATTGTGCTACTTCGTGAATATTTTAAAATATACAAGCCCAGCACCTGGCTTTTTGAAGGACAAGTAGTAGGCTCAAAATATTCTGAAAGAAGTATTGAAGAAGTTTTAAAAAAATCTGTTACATTAGCTAAAATAAATAAACCTGTTACTTTACATTGGTTGAGACACAGTTATGCCACACATTTATTGGAAAGCGGAACTGATTTGAGATATATTCAAGAATTACTAGGGCATAATAGCAGTAAAACAACAGAAATTTACACTTATGTTAGCACAAAAAATATTCAACAAATTAAGTCACCTTTTGATGACTTATGATAAAAATAAACCTCAACTTGAATTGAGGTTATTTACCCATTTTTGGATGTATAACCTCAACTAAAACCTAAAAAACTGAGTATATAAACAAGTTGGCAATAATTAAAAATGCATTATGAAACATTTAACCATCTTCATCTCCCTTTTATTAATTGCTTATAATCAGTTATATGGACAAAATTGGATTCAAATTGGCCCAAAAGGGGGCTATTTTAAAGAGTTTACATTTCACCCTAATAATCCTTCGATAATCTATGCAGGTAGTGATGATGGTGGTGGAGTTTGGAAAAGTACAGATGGGGGAATTAACTGGGCATTAATGACGGGTAATTTCCCTAACATGACTGGCTGGTCTATTACACTAGACCAACTTAATCCTGATACTATTTTTGCGTGTGATGTCTATAGTCGTTATG
Proteins encoded in this window:
- a CDS encoding site-specific integrase, giving the protein MFKKIEVKTLVYKNEQRLALYFPYNEELVKLIKSFPDAAWSNSNKCWHIANGRNNMKELFQVFNGKAYIDTTAIFSNKEKTKNRVEKLSEKVKLNTTLTNQQIEKITQFKDWLSSRRYSPNTIKTYIEALRTFLRFYYNKPLNEINNQDLIKFNNEYILKNGYSSSFQNQVVNAIKLFFKKIENTQLEFDLIYRPKQEKKLPNVLSKEEIKQILEAPSNLKHKSMLSLIYACGLRRSELLNLKPADVDSKRKLLIIRQSKGKKDRITPISEKIIVLLREYFKIYKPSTWLFEGQVVGSKYSERSIEEVLKKSVTLAKINKPVTLHWLRHSYATHLLESGTDLRYIQELLGHNSSKTTEIYTYVSTKNIQQIKSPFDDL